The Dehalococcoidia bacterium region TCAGGCTGCTCTTTCGCCTGGGCTGCCGGATTTCCGAGCTCGTCGGTCTGGCGGTCGATGACATCGACCTCACCCGAGGCACCGTTAGGATCGAACACCTCAAGGCCAAGCTGCAGCTGTATTGCCCGACTTGCGGAGCCAAGCTGGGAAAAACTCACCGATTCTGCCCTTCCTGCGGATCCCGGGTGGAAGAAGCCCTGGCCAAGGAGTTGGAGAAGAAGCGGATGCGGCTGTTGCCGCTGGACCGCGACTCCATGGATATGCTCCAGGTGTTTATCGAGGGAGGCCCTCCGGTGTATAAGGACGGCCGGGCGCTCATTTTCGGGATCACGTCCCATCGGGCGCGGCAGGTGGTGAGGGAAGCCGCCGATAAAGCCGATCTGCCTCACCTGATCGATGCCAAAACGGGCCGGCTGATGAACATCAGCCCCCACCGGTTGAGGGACGCCTTCGCCGTGCATGCCATGCAGACGGACGATTCAGGAGAGGGCATGCGCCAACTCCAGGAGCACCTGGGGCATGAGCGGTTCGATGCCACCGCCAAGTACCGCAAGATTGCGGGGGAAGAAGCGCGAGAATGGTACGATAAGCTATGGTCAGAGGAAAATCAGCAACTCGAAAATTAGCCAGTCCTGGTCTACCAGCCACTCGTCAACCAACCCGTGGCGGCAAGGCGATCGGGGGCTTTCTGCGTCCGTTCGGCTGTGGTTGGTTCATCCGGGAGTTTCTGCTGGGCAACGGTCCGGAGGAATCCCCCCGGATCGATCCGGACAGAGGTTCCACCCAGCAGGACATCTTCTATCACTACAAAACGGCCCTAATGAGGGCTACAGCAACCGATCGGGGAACGGCTGAAGAAGAACGCGTCTCCAAGAAGGAAGAGCGTAAATTTGACCCATCCAGGGCCGAGGAGCAAGCGAAATATCATCTGTCCCGGCTGCATTATCGGTCCAAGGGGGCGCGCTATCACTCGTTCGTGGTGTATTTCTCCAATCTTCGAAGGCTAGGGTGGGTCGAGCCTTCCGGAGAAGAGGAGCCGTCGCAGTTCCAGGAAAACTATCCGCCAGGTCCTCCGCGCATCTACTATCGCCTGACCGACTCGGGCAGGGCTGCCTCTCCAGGCGATTGGAAGGATCCGTTTGACACCCTCTATCCCGGCGCCAGGGCCAGGTCCATGACGGGGGTTTGAGAGGATATCTGATTACTGCAATTTGAAAATTGGGACTCTTTTGGTTATCATTGCATTATAGTTGGCCCGGCCCACAATGGATGCAATTTGAAACAGAAACTGATCATTATCGGTGGCCCGAACGGTTCGGGAAAGACCACTTTCGCATCTGAACTTGTTCGTTCCTATAAATCCTATGGCAAGGTGCCGTTCTTGAATGCAGATGAAATCGAAAAGGAACTGTCTTTGGATAGCATGTCTGCCGGAAGAGAGCTCATCAAAAGGCTAAGCACCCTCATCGATGAAGGCAGCAGTCTCATTGTTGAATCGACTCTATCAGGGACATCTCTTCGAAGAACGGTTCAAAAAGCCAGGGATCGTGCTTACAAAGTAGGGATCATCTATATTTCCCTCGAAACCGAACAGCTCGCGCTCAAACGGATCAACCAGAGGGTGATGAGCGGAGGGCATGCCATTCCCCCAAGAGATGTGATCCGGAGATACAGGCGTAGCAAGAACAACTTCTGGAATATCTATCGGCAGTTCGCTCATGACTGGTATTTATGTGACAATTCGGAGAGCGTTTTTGAACTTGTTGCATTTGGAGAAGGAGACGATTATCATTATCATGTTGTCAACGATTACCGCCTCAGGGCATTCTTATCAGGAATTTCTTAGAAGGTAGGCCAGATGGTT contains the following coding sequences:
- a CDS encoding tyrosine-type recombinase/integrase; translated protein: MRNPTRKTPKRKKLKARGNEKAYLDPEDIIKMEAATTNQRDYLIVRLLFRLGCRISELVGLAVDDIDLTRGTVRIEHLKAKLQLYCPTCGAKLGKTHRFCPSCGSRVEEALAKELEKKRMRLLPLDRDSMDMLQVFIEGGPPVYKDGRALIFGITSHRARQVVREAADKADLPHLIDAKTGRLMNISPHRLRDAFAVHAMQTDDSGEGMRQLQEHLGHERFDATAKYRKIAGEEAREWYDKLWSEENQQLEN
- a CDS encoding zeta toxin family protein produces the protein MKQKLIIIGGPNGSGKTTFASELVRSYKSYGKVPFLNADEIEKELSLDSMSAGRELIKRLSTLIDEGSSLIVESTLSGTSLRRTVQKARDRAYKVGIIYISLETEQLALKRINQRVMSGGHAIPPRDVIRRYRRSKNNFWNIYRQFAHDWYLCDNSESVFELVAFGEGDDYHYHVVNDYRLRAFLSGIS